GTCCGGCGGCAGTATCAGCGCCGCGACCCCTGCCGCGCCCACGAAGGCGACGTTGAACAGCACGTCATAGAGGGAGAAGACCCGCCCTCGGTACGCGTCGTCCACCGATGTCTGCACCACCGTGTCCGTCGAGATCTTCGCACCCTGGGTCGTCAGACCGAGCACGAACGCGGCGGCGAGCATCGGGGTGGGAGAGAACGGCAGTGCCAGCGCCGGTTCCAGTACGGCCGCCGAGGCGGCGCACGCCATCATCCAGCCGAATGAGCCGAGACGTCCGACCGCCGCCGGTGTGACCACGGCGGCGGCGAAGAATCCCGCCCCCGAGACGAGGAGCGCCACCCCCAGCAGCGCGATCCCGTCCTCCTCGGTGTCGGACCAGGCGTAGCGGCAGAGCATCAGGACCATGACGGTCAGCGCCCCGTAGCAGAAGCGCATCAGCGTCATGGCGAGCAGCGCGACCGCCGCGTCACGACGCTCCGCCAAATGGCGCAGGCCTTCGCCGAGTCCACGTGCGGTGGAGGCGAGAGCGGCCCCGATTCGGGGCTGCACCTGTCCCGGATCCGGGCCGAGGAGATCGCGTGTCATCGTGACCGACGCCAGCGCCGATGTCAGATACAGCGCGGCGCCCAGCAGCACCACGGCGGCGTCGGAGCTGGAGACGACCAGCCGTACGAGGAAGGCGAGGCCGCCACCCGCTGTCGCGGCGAGCGTGCCGGCGGTCGGGGAGAGGGAGTTGGCGACGACCAGGTGTCCGTCCTCGACGACGCGGGGCAGCGCGGCCGACAGCCCGGCGAGCACGAACCGGTTGACGGCCGTCACGGCGAGCGCGGAGACGTAGAAGAGCCAGTCCGGCACGGAGCTGAGGATCAGCACGGCGGTGCAGGTCGCGAGAGCGGCCCGCAGCAGATTGCCGTAGAGGATGACCTGGCGCCGCCGCCACCGGTCGAGCAGCACCCCGGCGAACGGACCGATGAGTGAGTACGGCAGCAGCAGCACCGCCATGGCCGACGCGATGGCGCCGGGGGAGGTCTGTTTCTCGGGGGAGAACACGACGTGTGCGGCCAGCGCGACCTGGAAGACCCCGTCCGCCGCTTGCGACAGCAGACGCACGGTCAGCAGACGGCGGAAGTTGGGCAGACGCAGGAGCACGCGCAGATCGCGTACGACAGACATGTGGATCAGCGTCACACACGGCGCGCGCGTCACATGCGAAGGGTCCCCGGACGTCACATGCGAAGGGTCCCCGGGCAGTCTGCCCGGGGACCCTTCGCATGGTGCGTATTACAGGGGAGATCGGCGTTCCACCGATCCGAGCCCCCGGGAGATCCGCCGAGGGATCAGCGCTCGACCTCGCCGCGGATGAACTTCTCCACGTTCTCGCGGGCCTCGTCGTCGAAGTACTGCACCGGCGGGGACTTCATGAAGTACGAGGAGGCGGAGAGGATCGGGCCGCCGATGCCGCGGTCCTTGGCGATCTTCGCGGCGCGCACGGCGTCGATGATGACACCCGCGGAGTTCGGGGAGTCCCAGACCTCCAGCTTGTACTCCAGGTTCAGCGGAACGTCACCGAAGGCGCGGCCCTCGAGGCGGACGTACGCCCACTTGCGGTCGTCCAGCCACGCCACGTAGTCCGAGGGGCCGATGTGGACGTTGTCGGCGCCCATGTCACGGTCGCGGATCTGCGAGGTGACCGCCTGCGTCTTGGAGATCTTCTTCGACTCCAGGCGATCGCGCTCCAGCATGTTCTTGAAGTCCATGTTGCCGCCGACGTTCAGCTGCATCGTGCGGTCCAGGACGACACCGCGGTCCTCGAACAGCTTCGCCATCACACGGTGCGTGATGGTGGCGCCGACCTGCGACTTGATGTCGTCGCCGACGATCGGGACACCGGCCTCGACGAACTTGTCCGCCCACTCCTTCGTGCCGGCGATGAAGACCGGGAGCGCGTTGACGAAGGCGACCTTGGCGTCGAGGGCGCACTGCGCGTAGAACTTCGCGGCGGCCTCGGAACCGACGGGCAGGTAGCAGACCAGGACGTCGACCTGCCTGTCCTTGAGGGTCTGGACGATGTCGGCCGGCGTTTCGTCCGACTCCTCGATCGTCTCGCGGTAGTACTTGCCGAGCCCGTCGTAGGTGTGGCCGCGCTGGACGGTCACGCCCGAGTTCGGGACGTCACAGATCTTGATGGTGTTGTTCTCGCTGGCACCGATGGCGTCCGCGAGGTCGAGACCGACCTTCTTCGCGTCGACATCGAAGGCGGCGACGAACTCCACGTCCCCCACGTGGTACTCGCCGAACTGCACGTGCATCAGACCGGGCACCTGGCCGGCCGGATCGGCGTCCTTGTAGAACTCGACGCCCTGCACCAGCGAGGCGGCACAGTTGCCCACGCCGACAATGGCTACGCGAACGGAACCCATCCTGGTTGCTCCCTGTGTGTGATCTCAATGTTGCTATGAAGCCCCGCGTTGATGCGGAACCTCATGTGGTGGTGTCCTCGGACGGATCCGGCTGGCCGGGGGCCTTCGGAGGCGAACCTCCGGAAGTCCTCCGGAGCCGGGGCAGGCCGCCCTCGTCTCCCGTTGTGCTGTTGGTCGTACCGCTCGTACCGCTGTTCGTGCCGGTCGTACTGTTCGGCGCGCCGTCCCGCTGTACGGCGGGGCTCTGCTGGCCGGACTCCCGCTGATCCCGTCCCGCCCGCTCGCTCTCGATGAGCTCGTTGAGCCAGCGCACTTCGCGCTCCACGGACTCCATGCCGTGCCGCTGAAGTTCGAGCGTGTAGTCGTCGAGGCGTTCCCGGGTACGGGCCAGGGAAGCGCTCATCTTCTCCAGGCGCTCCTCCAGCCGGCTGCGACGGCCCTCCAGCACGCGCATCCGTACCTCGCGCTCCGTCTGTCCGAAGAAGGCGAAGCGAGCGGCGAAGTGCTCGTCCTCCCAGGCGTCCGGGCCCGTCTGTGACAGCAGGTCCTCGAAGTGCTCCTTGCCGTCAGCCGTCAGCCGGTAGACGATTTTGGCCCTGCGGCCCGCGAGTGACGCGGCGAGTGCCTCCTCGGGCGCGCTGCCCGGCTCCTCGATCAACCAACCGTTGGCGACGAGCGTCTTGAGGCACGGATACAGCGTTCCGTAACTGAAGGCCCGGAAGATCCCCAGCGAGGTGTTGAGCCGTTTCCGCAGCTCGTAGCCGTGCATCGGAGACTCGCGCAGCAGACCCAGGACAGCGAATTCGAGGATGCCCGAGCGTCTGCTCACTTTCGCCTCCTCCGCCGTCCCGGCTGATTATGCCGTCCCGATGTATCGACTCGATACATCGGGACGATAGAACACCGATGCTGATGGGACAAGAGGGGCCATGGTGAACGGCGTCACATCACGGATTCACAGCGAGTAACTTGCCTGATTTGGGGTGAAGTTCAGATCTCGGCGGGTTTGACCCTGCGTAGTCTGTGCGGCATGCAGACCACCGGGAACCGCGTGACGTGTGAGAGCGTCGTCGTTCTGGATGCATGCCGGATGAGCCCGACGCCGGGCACATCCGTATTCATTTCGGGGGGACCGGAACTCAACTGCCGCTTCCAGGCGTTCGCGCCTGCCCGAGGAGTAGTCGTTCGATGAGCGAGCACCGTCGCAAACAGGCCCAGCCACAGGGTGGCCAGGGTGGCGGACGAGCCGCGGCCAGGCGCGCCGCGCAGCGGCCGGCAGGCCGCCGCGCGGATCCCTCCCGTGGAGTCCCCACGGCGTCCCACTCCGGCTCGCATGAACCGGAGCCTTCCTACGGAGGCCGAGCCGAAGCCCGCAAGGCGGCCCAGCGGGGCCGTCGCCGTGCCGCCGAAGGGGGCGGAGCCGGCGCGGGGGGCCACGTCGGAGGCCGCCGCGGTGGCGGTGGTGGTCCCGACGGTCCCGGCCGGCCGCGTGGCGGGAGGCCGGGCAGGAAGCGGCTGATCGACTACCCGAGGCACGAAAAGTACGGCTGGCGTCGCTGGGTGCCGTCCTGGAAGCTCGTGACCGGCCTGTGTATCGCCTTCCTCGGCAGCCTGATGACCGCGGCCACGAT
This window of the Streptomyces niveus genome carries:
- a CDS encoding inositol-3-phosphate synthase gives rise to the protein MGSVRVAIVGVGNCAASLVQGVEFYKDADPAGQVPGLMHVQFGEYHVGDVEFVAAFDVDAKKVGLDLADAIGASENNTIKICDVPNSGVTVQRGHTYDGLGKYYRETIEESDETPADIVQTLKDRQVDVLVCYLPVGSEAAAKFYAQCALDAKVAFVNALPVFIAGTKEWADKFVEAGVPIVGDDIKSQVGATITHRVMAKLFEDRGVVLDRTMQLNVGGNMDFKNMLERDRLESKKISKTQAVTSQIRDRDMGADNVHIGPSDYVAWLDDRKWAYVRLEGRAFGDVPLNLEYKLEVWDSPNSAGVIIDAVRAAKIAKDRGIGGPILSASSYFMKSPPVQYFDDEARENVEKFIRGEVER
- a CDS encoding PadR family transcriptional regulator, whose amino-acid sequence is MSRRSGILEFAVLGLLRESPMHGYELRKRLNTSLGIFRAFSYGTLYPCLKTLVANGWLIEEPGSAPEEALAASLAGRRAKIVYRLTADGKEHFEDLLSQTGPDAWEDEHFAARFAFFGQTEREVRMRVLEGRRSRLEERLEKMSASLARTRERLDDYTLELQRHGMESVEREVRWLNELIESERAGRDQRESGQQSPAVQRDGAPNSTTGTNSGTSGTTNSTTGDEGGLPRLRRTSGGSPPKAPGQPDPSEDTTT
- a CDS encoding MFS transporter, translated to MSVVRDLRVLLRLPNFRRLLTVRLLSQAADGVFQVALAAHVVFSPEKQTSPGAIASAMAVLLLPYSLIGPFAGVLLDRWRRRQVILYGNLLRAALATCTAVLILSSVPDWLFYVSALAVTAVNRFVLAGLSAALPRVVEDGHLVVANSLSPTAGTLAATAGGGLAFLVRLVVSSSDAAVVLLGAALYLTSALASVTMTRDLLGPDPGQVQPRIGAALASTARGLGEGLRHLAERRDAAVALLAMTLMRFCYGALTVMVLMLCRYAWSDTEEDGIALLGVALLVSGAGFFAAAVVTPAAVGRLGSFGWMMACAASAAVLEPALALPFSPTPMLAAAFVLGLTTQGAKISTDTVVQTSVDDAYRGRVFSLYDVLFNVAFVGAAGVAALILPPDGRSAPLVLGVAALYACTAVGLFRWKKHATKYE